In Phacochoerus africanus isolate WHEZ1 chromosome 1, ROS_Pafr_v1, whole genome shotgun sequence, the following are encoded in one genomic region:
- the MUC13 gene encoding mucin-13 — translation MASTTPSSAANASPAISSTPIASTPTSGSRNPCQQDSCKGGSSCVSLNNRFFCLCSEGYYYNSSTCNKGKIFPGKITVKISETTDLEHENSVAYQNLYLQVTNFFNDTFSNSDYGQTVILKVSTTPSARYKMRASNQLVEVEVVNIFKETTTENESSISNAIDQAIKSNPSDFTEYIRQDRCDYYGCKKQNEQDECPSGLLCKCKEGLERPNPLVPLCVALGPACSDTCNAENNRQCLVRSTGNAECLCLPGYKEDKNKICRACPFGYSGVGCENPYQLILTIVGTIAGILILSMVIAFVLSLRSNNKNKNVEEQNLIENSFQNLQLQETGFSNLGAGNLFPKIKVDLSRDGQPQNPYITQGSIPRPDY, via the exons ATGGCAAGCACCACTCCTTCCTCTGCAGCAAATGCTTCTCCTGCTATTTCGAGTACACCTATTGCCTCCACACCCACCTCAG GTTCCAGGAACCCTTGCCAGCAAGATTCCTGTAAGGGTGGTTCTTCATGTGTTAGTCTGAATAATAGGTTTTTTTGCCTGTGTTCAGAAGGGTATTACTATAACTCTTCCACCTGCAATAAAG GAAAGATTTTCCCTGGTAAAATTACGGTCAAAATATCAGAAACAACTGATCTAGAACATGAAAATTCTGTGGCCTATCAAAACTTATACCTTCAAGTTACAAATTTT TTTAATGACACATTTAGCAATTCTGATTACGGACAGACTGTAATTCTTAAAGTAAG caCAACTCCTTCAGCAAGATATAAAATGCGTGCCAGCAACCAGCTTGTTGAGGTAGAagtagtaaacatttttaaagaaactacaaCAGAAAATGAGAGTTCCATATCTAATGCCATTGACCAAGCAATTAAAAGCAACCCAAGTGACTTTACAGAATATATCC GGCAAGATCGGTGTGATTATTATGGATGTAAGAAGCAAAATGAGCAAGATGAGTGCCCCAGTGGTTTACTGTGTAAGTGCAAAGAGGGGCTGGAGAGACCAAACCCACTGGTCCCTCTGTGTGTTG CTTTGGGTCCAGCATGCTCTGATACCTGCAACGCAGAGAACAATAGGCAATGCCTTGTGAGGAGCACTGGGAACGCCGAATGCTTATGCCTGCCTGGCTACAAGGAGGATAAAAACAAGATCTGTCGAGC GTGTCCATTTGGCTACAGTGGAGTTGGCTGTGAAAACC CATATCAGCTGATCCTCACCATCGTGGGCACCATCGCTGGCATCCTCATTCTCAGCATGGTGATTGCATTCGTCCTCTCATTAAG atcaaacaacaaaaacaagaatgtGGAAGAACAGAACTTGATTGAGAACAGCTTTCAAAACCTGCAACTGCAGGAGACTGGCTTTAGCAACCTAGGAGCAGGAAACCTCTTTCCTAAGATCAAGGTGGACCTTTCCAGAGATGGTCAGCCACAGAATCCCTATATAACTCAGGGTAGTATACCCCGCCCTGACTATTAG